The Bombus vancouverensis nearcticus chromosome 9, iyBomVanc1_principal, whole genome shotgun sequence genome includes a window with the following:
- the LOC117154943 gene encoding short-chain dehydrogenase/reductase family 16C member 6, with protein MHPINDEMAIVGSRIPYSSFTIWLFLSIEFVITMLLSIFLRILKIFKSLLPEPPRDLTGDVVLVAGATSSLGRSLAAEFVKSGCSVICVDNDHKLIEETASRLKQQHLTTDETKPRHRENDSSRCSSTISAYECDFSNRDAIKRTAQKVKDDIGKINTLVTCIDNSSGDVFDTTSKTLMTHFWTVLAFLPMILDQKRAYIIGVTPIASNNDAYHGSKAAVMSFMECMCQELSHHSNDLTFLAFSPIRECSTLKENEERVAKNIVKAVQTNQYNMSVSWISKSLYHISCMIYNGITLLTEWTHFHGCDYHA; from the exons ATGCATCCCATAAATGACGAGATGGCGATCGTGGGCTCAAGAATACCATACTCTTCGTTCACCATTTGGCTCTTTCTCAGCATTGAATTCGTAATTACCATGTTGTTATCTATCTTTCTGAGAATCCTTAAGATATTCAAATCACTGCTGCCGGAACCACCGAGAGATTTGACTGGAGACGTAGTTTTG GTGGCCGGTGCTACTTCCTCTTTAGGCAGATCTCTCGCGGCTGAATTCGTGAAAAGCGGGTGCTCCGTTATTTGCGTGGATAACGATCACAAGTTAATCGAGGAAACAGCATCGAGATTGAAACAACAGCATCTCACCACCGACGAGACCAAGCCGCGGCACAGAGAGAACGATTCTTCACGATGCAGCTCGACTATATCTGCTTACGAGTGCGATTTCTCAAATAGGGATGCCATTAAGAGAACAGCTCAAAAAGTGAAAGACGATATCGGAAAGATCAACACTTTAGTGACCTGCATTGACAATTCGAGCGGGGACGTCTTCGACACGACCAGCAAGACTTTAATGACTCATTTTTGG ACAGTCCTCGCGTTTCTTCCAATGATATTGGATCAAAAACGAGCCTATATAATTGGAGTGACCCCAATCGCATCGAATAACGACGCTTATCATGGTTCCAAGGCAGCTGTAATGA GTTTCATGGAATGCATGTGTCAAGAATTGAGCCACCATAGTAACGATTTAACATTTTTGGCATTCTCTCCAATTAGAGAATGCAG TACATtgaaagagaatgaagaacgagTGGCCAAGAACATTGTGAAAGCAGTACAGACCAATCAGTATAATATGAGCGTCAGCTGGATATCCAAATCGCTGTATCACATAAG TTGTATGATCTACAACGGAATAACCTTGCTCACAGAGTGGACCCACTTTCATGGATGCGATTATCACGCGTAA
- the Nab2 gene encoding nuclear polyadenosine RNA-binding 2 isoform X2, giving the protein MDIRGIEVTNQLRSAIRAKLLELGIRYDEELPDYILVMVVNKKSRQQMHEDLYLFLENCTTPFVDWLHDQVLKKLQKVTVAKKRSLREFVPTVVVKQEEERKKRKTSTTSFLEDQAANQTIDKSSNKSVKDDKSFHKQNTKTFLSSQKLETTQNKSVDKLVKVANNETKSDGTANHIVPQQSVPKRIQTNDSQSMNTNKEVSTFESSNNKSRDSYVETKMDDTPSRNLKRPLDTTNSYKDSLEKKQSEVKRSKVEEDGESRTDDNTKKLKSCVNKPKVTSVVSVKNRLGVVSPRKKFEVHREKMDIESRSRQTEKRRLDNRNNNFPRGRPFDTEDRTKRNREIELKHESDKVSSIKTRLGNSKVEKASKNLELREKVNSNLKSKSAEKTTGTIKDRLGIATVNKSPKQLGNKEPIEFKSKPLEQDRDTLSNNKNIKNRLGPLKNNFKPVSVKSGFNSSIRRSQSSEDEDYLNLGAEEELDDDPQSVGTSGPIKSHIIAVNKPVPVKTDRKRLKLLAKNNKECSDAEEEVEETKIPSKVIVTPRPLKPLQPTQKRATQSLLLRAVAEANQSVVTQKNPEPSLLEKKQTLKHLKPPAVRDVGQNLSVHLNSNKRLVMEKIQVELNTDVSESKSKPYVPQPVTEEHMGVVMSLFQRSDDNQKFLVTLNGYNTNLMKDKVTSDDDERLEMEVNEDDELALSTIQNDIYIQNESETSVFQATEIETEGDISVKERTEENNENCNTENVEKIEEIPKKRRKLSPIIYNRSRLPSPTDLKSSTLLTNPLLAKRLDKKPLTENTVAVIDKSKEKCRYWPNCTLGNKCAYLHPLIMCSAFPACKFGDKCAYRHPKCKFGLSCTKLGCVFSHPAQQCKYHPFCTKPACPYSHPMPVAVEASSQRAKFTWRRQD; this is encoded by the exons ATGGATATACGCGGGATAGAAGTTACGAATCAATTGCGG agTGCTATTCGTGCTAAATTATTGGAATTAGGGATAAGATATGATGAAGAACTACCAGATTATATTTTAGTAATGGTTGTAAATAAAAAGTCTCGTCAACAGATGCACGAGGATCTATATTTATTTCTGGAAAATTGCACAACTCCATTTGTCGATTGGTTGCATGACCAAGTATTGAAAAAATTGCAGAAAGTTACTGTAGCTAAGAAAAGATCATTGAGGGAATTTGTGCCTACAGTCGTTGTAAAACaagaggaagaaaggaaaaagaggaagacATCAACAACTTCCTTTTTGGAAGATCAAGCTGCTAATCAGACCATTGATAAGTCTTCCAATAAAAGTGTGAAAGATGATAAATCATTCcataaacaaaatacaaaaacaTTCTTATCTAGTCAAAAATTGGAGACAACACAAAATAAAAGTGTAGATAAACTTGTAAAAGTTGCCAATAACGAGACTAAATCAGATGGAACAGCAAATCATATTGTTCCCCAGCAATCAGTACCAAAAAGAATACAGACAAATGATAGTCAAAGTATGAATACAAATAAAGAAGTTTCAACTTTTGAGTCTTCTAATAATAAATCTAGAGACTCCTATGTTGAGACAAAAATGGACGATACACCATCTAGAAATTTAAAAAGACCACTAGACACGACAAATAGTTATAAGGATAGTTTGGAGAAAAAGCAAAGTGAAGTGAAAAGGTCAAAAGTCGAGGAGGATGGAGAGAGCAGAACAGATGATAACACGAAGAAATTGAAGTCTTGCGTCAATAAACCGAAAGTTACATCTGTTGTATCTGTAAAAAATCGTTTAGGTGTGGTATCACCAAGAAAAAAGTTTGAAGTTCACAGAGAGAAAATGGATATCGAAAGTCGGTCTAGGCAGACTGAAAAGCGTCGGTTGGATAATCGCAATAATAATTTTCCGAGGGGAAGACCTTTTGATACGGAGGATCGTACGAAGAGGAACCGTGAGATCGAATTGAAACATGAATCTGATAAAGTTAGTAGTATAAAAACTCGACTGGGTAATTCCAAGGTCGAAAAAGCATCCAAAAATTTAGAGTTAAGGGAGAAAGTAAATTCTAATCTAAAATCGAAATCTGCAGAAAAAACAACGGGTACGATTAAAGATCGCTTAGGGATCGCGACTGTTAATAAATCACCTAAACAATTAGGGAATAAAGAACCTATAGAATTTAAAAGCAAACCTTTGGAACAAGATCGCGATACCTTGTccaacaataaaaatataaagaatagaTTGGGACcattaaagaataattttaaGCCAGTTAGCGTTAAGTCTGGCTTTAATTCGTCAATCAGACGTTCTCAAAGTAGCGAGGATGAGGACTACCTCAATCTAGGTGCAGAAGAGGAATTAGATGATGACCCACAATCTGTGGGTACAAGTGGACCTATTAAATCCCATATAATAGCTGTAAATAAACCTGTACCAGTTAAGACTGATAGAAAACGACTGAAATTATTAGCAAAGAATAACAAAGAATGCAGCGATGCAGAGGAAGAAGTTGAGGAAACTAAAATACCCAGTAAAGTAATTGTGACACCAAGACCTCTAAAACCATTGCAACCAACGCAAAAACGTGCTACGCAATCACTTTTATTAAGAGCTGTTGCCGAGGCAAATCAATCTGTTGTTACACAAAAGAATCCGGAGCCATCCTTATTG GAAAAAAAGCAAACATTGAAACATCTTAAACCACCCGCTGTGCGAGACGTGGGTCAAAATTTATCAGTACATTTGAATTCCAATAAAAGATTGGTTATGGAAAAAATACAAGTAGAATTAAATACAGATGTTTCAGAATCGAAATCAAAGCCTT ATGTACCGCAACCAGTTACCGAGGAACATATGGGTGTCGTAATGTCTTTATTCCAAAGGAGTGACGACAACCAAAAATTTTTAGTTACGCTCAATGGATATAACACTAATTTAATGAAAGATAAAGTGACGTCTGACGACGATGAACGACTGGAAATGGAG GTGAATGAGGATGACGAACTTGCATTATCAACAATTCAAaacgatatatatattcagaATGAATCAGAAACTTCTGTCTTTCAAGCAACGGAAATTGAAACTGAAGGTGATATAAGCGTAAAAGAAAGAACGGAGGAGAACAATGAAAATTGCAATACGGAGAATGTAGAGAAAATAGAAGAGATAccaaaaaaaaggagaaaattaagcccaattatttataatagatCTCGTTTACCAAGTCCCACAGATTTAAAATCCAGCACATTATTAACGAATCCATTATTAGCTAAAC GTCTAGATAAAAAACCACTAACAGAAAACACGGTAGCGGTGATAGATAAATCGAAAGAGAAATGTAGATACTGGCCCAATTGTACATTAGGAAATAAGTGCGCGTATCTTCATCCCCTCATTATGTGCAG TGCATTTCCTGCGTGTAAGTTTGGAGACAAGTGTGCTTACAGACATCCCAAATGTAAATTCGGCTTGTCCTGCACAAAACTAGGATGCGTGTTCTCTCATCCCGCCCAGCAGTGCAAGTATCACCCATTCTGCACTAAACCAGCGTGTCCATATTCTCACCCGATGCCGGTCGCTGTGGAGGCGTCTAGTCAAAGGGCGAAATTCACATGGCGCAGACAAGATTGA
- the firl gene encoding firelighter: MSCMKSIFTFSHLLYDLFVFSMRITFAMTVAAFKMIVPSRSKNLLGETVLITGAGHGIGRELAIQLASLGCIIVCWDVDTEANRSTMSLVSKNGGEAYGFVVDVSKRLEVREAARLMRKVGVPEVSILINNAAVLYHCPFLNQDTDIIEKTFNVNVLSNFWTIETFLPTMMQNGKGHVVCVCSMCGIYGVSEKVAYCSSKFAVRGLMEALYEELRLDHKNTNIRFTTIYPFYVDTGLARDPKYRFPYIFGVVSPGYAAGEIIKAVRRNYTEYSIPRCLLTLNSINRLIPESAMRLILDFLANVDRKRREKLAARETVAS; encoded by the exons ATGTCCTGTATGAAAAGTATCTTCACATTTTCTCATTTACTGTATGATCTTTTTGTCTTTTCTATGAGGATTACTTTCGCCATGACTGTAGCTGCTTTTAAAATGATTGTACCCTCTCGATCAAAGAATTTGCTAGGCGAAACGGTGTTg ATAACCGGCGCTGGTCATGGAATTGGCCGCGAATTGGCTATACAATTAGCTTCTTTGGGTTGCATAATCGTTTGTTGGGACGTAGATACCGAAGCAAATCGGTCGACGATGAGTCTGGTATCAAAAAATGGTGGAGaa gcTTACGGTTTCGTAGTCGATGTATCGAAAAGATTAGAAGTCCGAGAGGCAGCGAGGTTAATGAGAAAAGTCGGCGTGCCAGAAGTGTCTATCCTGATTAATAACGCCGCTGTATTATATCATTGCCCTTTTTTGAATCAAGACACGGATATCATAGAAAAGACGTTCAACGTTAAtgttttatcaaatttttgg ACGATAGAAACTTTTTTGCCCACCATGATGCAAAATGGAAAAGGTCATGTAGTTTGCGTGTGTAGCATGTGTGGTATATATGGTGTGTCCGAAAAAGTAGCCTATTGTTCTTCCAAATTTGCTGTGAGAG GTTTGATGGAGGCTCTTTATGAGGAACTGCGATTGGACCACAAGAATACTAACATACGATTTACAACCATTTATCCATTTTATGTGGATACTGGGCTAGCCAGAGATCCAAAATATAG GTTTCCTTATATATTCGGTGTAGTATCACCTGGATATGCAGCAGGAGAAATAATCAAAGCAGTTAGAAGAAATTATACTGAATACTCTATTCCTAGATGTCTTCTTACCCTAAATTCCATTAACAG ATTGATTCCCGAAAGTGCGATGAGGTTGATCCTTGATTTCTTGGCGAATGTGGATCGTAAACGCCGAGAAAAACTTGCAGCCCGTGAAACTGTCGCTTCGTAA
- the LOC117154944 gene encoding uncharacterized protein LOC117154944, with the protein MFRAISYILWQNEDEHRYLRSMVVQHIKENWHEYGPFVMAEWNISDRQTYENYMDMVGTFASELECTVATKMYNMNLSIYREIKDRPELKRVFHNHVSSQYPTARLLFTGNSDSGHYDVLVPD; encoded by the exons ATGTTTCGGGCGATTAGCTACATTTTATGGCAAAACGAGGACGAACATCGGTATCTGCGATCAATG GTTGTGCAACACATCAAGGAAAATTGGCACGAGTACGGGCCTTTCGTGATGGCCGAGTGGAACATATCGGATCGGCAAACTTACGAAAATTACATGGACATGGTGGGCACGTTCGCCAGTGAACTCGAATGCACGGTCGCCACCAAGATGTATAACATGAATCTGTCGATCTATCGAGAGATCAAAGACAGACCCGAACTTAAACGAGTATTTCACAATCATGTGAGCTCGCAGTACCCTACAGCTAGACTGTTATTCACCGGTAATTCGGACAGCGGTCATTACGACGTGCTAGTTCCTGATTGA
- the Nab2 gene encoding nuclear polyadenosine RNA-binding 2 isoform X1: MDIRGIEVTNQLRSAIRAKLLELGIRYDEELPDYILVMVVNKKSRQQMHEDLYLFLENCTTPFVDWLHDQVLKKLQKVTVAKKRSLREFVPTVVVKQEEERKKRKTSTTSFLEDQAANQTIDKSSNKSVKDDKSFHKQNTKTFLSSQKLETTQNKSVDKLVKVANNETKSDGTANHIVPQQSVPKRIQTNDSQSMNTNKEVSTFESSNNKSRDSYVETKMDDTPSRNLKRPLDTTNSYKDSLEKKQSEVKRSKVEEDGESRTDDNTKKLKSCVNKPKVTSVVSVKNRLGVVSPRKKFEVHREKMDIESRSRQTEKRRLDNRNNNFPRGRPFDTEDRTKRNREIELKHESDKVSSIKTRLGNSKVEKASKNLELREKVNSNLKSKSAEKTTGTIKDRLGIATVNKSPKQLGNKEPIEFKSKPLEQDRDTLSNNKNIKNRLGPLKNNFKPVSVKSGFNSSIRRSQSSEDEDYLNLGAEEELDDDPQSVGTSGPIKSHIIAVNKPVPVKTDRKRLKLLAKNNKECSDAEEEVEETKIPSKVIVTPRPLKPLQPTQKRATQSLLLRAVAEANQSVVTQKNPEPSLLKLSQEKKQTLKHLKPPAVRDVGQNLSVHLNSNKRLVMEKIQVELNTDVSESKSKPYVPQPVTEEHMGVVMSLFQRSDDNQKFLVTLNGYNTNLMKDKVTSDDDERLEMEVNEDDELALSTIQNDIYIQNESETSVFQATEIETEGDISVKERTEENNENCNTENVEKIEEIPKKRRKLSPIIYNRSRLPSPTDLKSSTLLTNPLLAKRLDKKPLTENTVAVIDKSKEKCRYWPNCTLGNKCAYLHPLIMCSAFPACKFGDKCAYRHPKCKFGLSCTKLGCVFSHPAQQCKYHPFCTKPACPYSHPMPVAVEASSQRAKFTWRRQD; encoded by the exons ATGGATATACGCGGGATAGAAGTTACGAATCAATTGCGG agTGCTATTCGTGCTAAATTATTGGAATTAGGGATAAGATATGATGAAGAACTACCAGATTATATTTTAGTAATGGTTGTAAATAAAAAGTCTCGTCAACAGATGCACGAGGATCTATATTTATTTCTGGAAAATTGCACAACTCCATTTGTCGATTGGTTGCATGACCAAGTATTGAAAAAATTGCAGAAAGTTACTGTAGCTAAGAAAAGATCATTGAGGGAATTTGTGCCTACAGTCGTTGTAAAACaagaggaagaaaggaaaaagaggaagacATCAACAACTTCCTTTTTGGAAGATCAAGCTGCTAATCAGACCATTGATAAGTCTTCCAATAAAAGTGTGAAAGATGATAAATCATTCcataaacaaaatacaaaaacaTTCTTATCTAGTCAAAAATTGGAGACAACACAAAATAAAAGTGTAGATAAACTTGTAAAAGTTGCCAATAACGAGACTAAATCAGATGGAACAGCAAATCATATTGTTCCCCAGCAATCAGTACCAAAAAGAATACAGACAAATGATAGTCAAAGTATGAATACAAATAAAGAAGTTTCAACTTTTGAGTCTTCTAATAATAAATCTAGAGACTCCTATGTTGAGACAAAAATGGACGATACACCATCTAGAAATTTAAAAAGACCACTAGACACGACAAATAGTTATAAGGATAGTTTGGAGAAAAAGCAAAGTGAAGTGAAAAGGTCAAAAGTCGAGGAGGATGGAGAGAGCAGAACAGATGATAACACGAAGAAATTGAAGTCTTGCGTCAATAAACCGAAAGTTACATCTGTTGTATCTGTAAAAAATCGTTTAGGTGTGGTATCACCAAGAAAAAAGTTTGAAGTTCACAGAGAGAAAATGGATATCGAAAGTCGGTCTAGGCAGACTGAAAAGCGTCGGTTGGATAATCGCAATAATAATTTTCCGAGGGGAAGACCTTTTGATACGGAGGATCGTACGAAGAGGAACCGTGAGATCGAATTGAAACATGAATCTGATAAAGTTAGTAGTATAAAAACTCGACTGGGTAATTCCAAGGTCGAAAAAGCATCCAAAAATTTAGAGTTAAGGGAGAAAGTAAATTCTAATCTAAAATCGAAATCTGCAGAAAAAACAACGGGTACGATTAAAGATCGCTTAGGGATCGCGACTGTTAATAAATCACCTAAACAATTAGGGAATAAAGAACCTATAGAATTTAAAAGCAAACCTTTGGAACAAGATCGCGATACCTTGTccaacaataaaaatataaagaatagaTTGGGACcattaaagaataattttaaGCCAGTTAGCGTTAAGTCTGGCTTTAATTCGTCAATCAGACGTTCTCAAAGTAGCGAGGATGAGGACTACCTCAATCTAGGTGCAGAAGAGGAATTAGATGATGACCCACAATCTGTGGGTACAAGTGGACCTATTAAATCCCATATAATAGCTGTAAATAAACCTGTACCAGTTAAGACTGATAGAAAACGACTGAAATTATTAGCAAAGAATAACAAAGAATGCAGCGATGCAGAGGAAGAAGTTGAGGAAACTAAAATACCCAGTAAAGTAATTGTGACACCAAGACCTCTAAAACCATTGCAACCAACGCAAAAACGTGCTACGCAATCACTTTTATTAAGAGCTGTTGCCGAGGCAAATCAATCTGTTGTTACACAAAAGAATCCGGAGCCATCCTTATTG aAACTTTCACAGGAAAAAAAGCAAACATTGAAACATCTTAAACCACCCGCTGTGCGAGACGTGGGTCAAAATTTATCAGTACATTTGAATTCCAATAAAAGATTGGTTATGGAAAAAATACAAGTAGAATTAAATACAGATGTTTCAGAATCGAAATCAAAGCCTT ATGTACCGCAACCAGTTACCGAGGAACATATGGGTGTCGTAATGTCTTTATTCCAAAGGAGTGACGACAACCAAAAATTTTTAGTTACGCTCAATGGATATAACACTAATTTAATGAAAGATAAAGTGACGTCTGACGACGATGAACGACTGGAAATGGAG GTGAATGAGGATGACGAACTTGCATTATCAACAATTCAAaacgatatatatattcagaATGAATCAGAAACTTCTGTCTTTCAAGCAACGGAAATTGAAACTGAAGGTGATATAAGCGTAAAAGAAAGAACGGAGGAGAACAATGAAAATTGCAATACGGAGAATGTAGAGAAAATAGAAGAGATAccaaaaaaaaggagaaaattaagcccaattatttataatagatCTCGTTTACCAAGTCCCACAGATTTAAAATCCAGCACATTATTAACGAATCCATTATTAGCTAAAC GTCTAGATAAAAAACCACTAACAGAAAACACGGTAGCGGTGATAGATAAATCGAAAGAGAAATGTAGATACTGGCCCAATTGTACATTAGGAAATAAGTGCGCGTATCTTCATCCCCTCATTATGTGCAG TGCATTTCCTGCGTGTAAGTTTGGAGACAAGTGTGCTTACAGACATCCCAAATGTAAATTCGGCTTGTCCTGCACAAAACTAGGATGCGTGTTCTCTCATCCCGCCCAGCAGTGCAAGTATCACCCATTCTGCACTAAACCAGCGTGTCCATATTCTCACCCGATGCCGGTCGCTGTGGAGGCGTCTAGTCAAAGGGCGAAATTCACATGGCGCAGACAAGATTGA